In the genome of Brachypodium distachyon strain Bd21 chromosome 3, Brachypodium_distachyon_v3.0, whole genome shotgun sequence, the window GTCAAGATGCCAGTAATTGCACTAGACCAAGGAAATCAGGTCATATGTTTCATGGAAATAGAATTGGGAACTACACTAGTAGTTCAGCTTGTTTCTTTATTCCCAGTGTTTCTCAAGTTTGAATCGCTTACAGGTTTCCCATGGGTGAGAAGCCGCATGGCGCCGTTGCacttgcagcagcaggtgtCTTATCTGCTTTTTTGGGAGGAGGAGTTTGTTATTTCAACAAAGAGGACAAACAGGAGCCAGTAGGTCTGAAAATGTATCTGGCTTTCTGGATCTCCGGCCTTGTTAATTACTTGTTGCCTAACCATGAATCATTGAATCCTGTCTTTCGTGGTGTTCGCAGCTCACAAGCTTACTGATGGGAAGGCCCTGAAGGAGAACTTTGTTTTGACTGACGGGGAGTCCCTGAATAAGAGCTTTATTTTGACAGATGAGGAGGCCCTGAAGGAAGAAGCCATGAA includes:
- the LOC100832166 gene encoding uncharacterized protein LOC100832166; translated protein: MSPLRSFASLLVGKISSLRFPMGEKPHGAVALAAAGVLSAFLGGGVCYFNKEDKQEPVAHKLTDGKALKENFVLTDGESLNKSFILTDEEALKEEAMKKRFEKELFKREDQPNARGSATSETNDFRPWYFGSSVPTMEEFEMLKLRRRELRSDTS